The stretch of DNA TATGATCTTCaaccctctgtaactttctcattcatcattgttcatgattcattcaggatgatccgtaatcatggtagcatccacatgaatgtagaagtgttcagaaacatattcacttcttatttacaataaaagtgactccaaaatgacacaatacattacttacattaatttatattgggcacaaaataatctgaaacaaccaaaacgAATATCAAATGCTTCCAACAAGTTTCACAAGCTTGATGaagtcattgcatgctaggaatatgggaccaaatactaaactttttactactttattCATAAAAATCTTTCGGGGTGGCAAACATTTTGATGcctacctttttgagaaaaaCAAGTATTACTTTTGGgcgtacaatatagctcagtatttgagtacagtcattattgctcatctttatacattttatattttagtagacactcttaccCACAGCGacctacaggagcaattagggttaagtgccgtGCTCAAggcacagatttttcacctacttggctcagggattcaaaccagcaaccttttggttactggcccaacactcttaaccgctaggctacctatcaATGGTGTCAATCATTTCGGACCCCACTGTAGTTTTAAAAAATGGTTAAAACACACATTTTTATCTCATGGAGGGTCAGCCTTCGCAtccatggatggtcagtccttgctcTGTCTATGCATTTTAGAGTGGTTAAATCTTTCGAATCCCAGATTCAATCTGtttttttaattgtttttttttcccCTCAGGATTTTGAAAGTTTTCTGGAAGAAATTGATAGACAAAAGATCCAAGATTTGCTGCTGTCTGCTTCTGAAATGTCTTACACCTACAGCAACAAACTTCTCCTTATAATGGACAACGAAGAGTGGACTCGTCAGCGAGTAGAACAGGAGTACAGCATAGATCCTCATTATTCAGTAATGGTCAGTGATGCTTGTATGTACAATGATTCATGTCTCCCAACCGTTAACAGTGGCACAGTTGTGAAGATATTTGGTACTGCCTCAGAGGATGGACATACTCTGTCCGGTTACTCTGGTTCCTCACTAGCAAATCTAATGTTGACACCATCATTGAGATCAGCATCCGTTTTCTCCCTTGACATCAATACCACTTCTTCATTTCATAATGACTTCATGAGGGTTTTTAAGTATCATGACAATAATGCTGTATTGGAAACTACCAGCCCGGGAGATCTTCTCATCTTTCAAATCATAGATCACACTGACACTGCAGCTGAGTACCATGCTCCAAAGAGACCCATTGATCACACCACACAGTATGATAAACAGCACATCCTAATACTGGAAGATAACCCCATTGTTCGGGAAGCTGCTAAATTTCTATATGAGAAACATCCCACTGTGACCTCTGTGTACATCCTGGAAAACCAACAGCCTAAACTGATCAAAGGCGACCCGGTGCCACTGTCAGAAGAGAGCAGACTGGTCCTTGTAGGCCATGGGAGCAGAGACAGCGAAGGAGAGATGAGGGTTGGAGGGTACAAAGCCGAAGACGTGGCTGACATCATTGGACGTACTGCCAGGTCTAGTGACCATATTAAAACCACAAGTGTGGTGGCCTGTGAAGTTGGGTCTGATGAAGCCTTCAAGAACACCCTGTTAAAAGAGCTCCACACCAGGTCTATTGAGACAGAACTACACCTAAGGAGTTCTTTGCTCCAAGTCAGCCACTCTGGGGAGAAGATAACTGTAGAAATAACCCCCACTGGATTGGAAACAAAACATAAGGATGACAGCAAGAAAGTGGTGGCAATGTTagacagagatggaaatatcGTCACTAGAGAACAGTTCAGCAACAGGGGGGAAGGGATTTTTTCAAATGAGAGAAACTTTCTAGGGAAAACTTCTGTTCAAgaacgtttaaaaaaatacagagaCACATGGCCAGACAATCCAAAGAGATTTGTTGAATCTTATGCACGTAGAAAATATACTGATGAACTTGAAGCCTTAACCTGGGCAATTTTTGAACCAATGAAAAGTGATAAAAATTCAAAAAAGTTACAGACAAATTTGGATAATGAAGAGTTTCGGATATGCAATATTGTGAGGCAAATGGGAAACCGAAGAAATACAATAAAGGAGAAAACATGGATTGAAGATAACAACGTCATTAAAGGTATTCTTGATAACTGCTATGAAATGAAGTCAGGTGAGGATATCCTAAGTGTGATCCATCACAATGCAAAGCTTGGAGAAGATAAGACCACCTACCTGATGTTACATGACTGGATTTATGAGATAAACCCCCAATCTTTATATGTGTATCCAGTGGGGAAAAAGCTTGACAACAATGAAAAGGGAAATCAAAACAGAATAGATGAGATAAAACGTTGTGTTGAGGAACAGATTGGCAAAGAACATTATCCAGCCATCCGTGAAAATATAGGAGATGGCAAAGAAAGTTATCCTAATTTTGTGAAAGAAACTCTTCAAGGGGAATACATTAATAAAGGCTCACAAGGTATGATGAAGGAGGCATGGTACAGAACATATTTCTTGGCATCAATAATATCAGAGTCCTCCAGAAATTTCCGTACATTTCCTCTTGTCCTGATGGCCTTAGATATGGCCCACAGCACAGACAATAATGTGAAAGAGAAAGGTTTGAGTTTCCTCATGGAGAATCATCCAATGGCAGCAGGTGGTTCTTGGGTGGATCCAAGTAGGCGAGGATTTTTCGGTTCGTCCTCAGAAATAGATTCTAGcaaattaaaaaacaaatgtaaaaaaatacgTAAGATCCCAGAGGAATTACAAAAGGATCTTATGGACCTTACAGAAAAAGAGAATAATGTGTTTGAAGAATGGTGGAAATGGAAAAAAATGGATAACAACAAGGTAGACGATGAGATCTACAAACTTGCAAATGAGTATGCGCTAGTGAATGAGATTTCTAAAAGTTCATTCATAAAGGATTATAGTCATTTCTTAAATGAAATTGGCAAACAATCAACCCTAAATGAGGTCACTGGACTTTTGGGTGGGTCCCATGATGGCTCTGTGACATTGAAAGATCTACATTCCGCTTCAGAAGTAGAGCATTCACTCAAGCTCTCTTCATATTACGCCAGGTCCTCTGCTATGTTTGCTGAACAGATTCACAATCAGTTGAGGAGAGAATTTGGTGACAGGCTGGACTCGGAGGGACTACATGTCAAAGAAGGCAGTATTAGGCTGGAGGATGGACAATTTCGATGCCAGCTTACATCGAAGAAGAATCTCCGGGAAACAATTGAATTTAAGGTGGAGTTGCATCCAGAGGGACAACTATACACagagaaaatgtggaaaaacatgGAGACAGTTCATGGCCTGGAGATTCCAGATGGGACCCATTCTCACCAGGTCTCGAGGCACCTAGAGCACACAGGGATGGCAATTGGAGCAGTGGGACTCATGTTGGGGATGCAAGGAGCTGTTCATGCTTTTGAAGAGGGAGACATTGAACATGGTACAATAGCCACGTTACAGACTGTACATGGAGTCACAGGAATGACCTTGGCTGCAGTTGGAAAACAAGTTCCTCAGGTTTTAGAGCGCAAGGCAATGAGAGCCATGGTAACATTAATCAAAAGCCCTGTGGTGAAACGTGCCCTGGTAGTTATGCCAATCATAGGGATTGGTTTTGGAATTTACAATATTGTGGAAGACTTTAAGAGGAAAGATGCACTGGGGTATATTGATGCCACCTTCGATGCTGCAATAGTTGCCTTGGATTTTCTTGAAATCGGTCAACCAGAACTTGCGCCATTAATTGTGCCAATCAACCTGGCACTAAATACCATACGAATGATCTTTGATGATGTATATCTTGATATTCAGACTGAACTTATTCATTTACCACCAAATGCTGGAGTTTTGGCAAAAATAAGAGCATTCTTTGTTGGCTTTGGGAAAGGACTTTTACACTTTATCCTTGATGTGGCAAGCTTTTTTTATACCATTCCTTATCGTGAGATTGAGGAGGGACGAAGGCTTGTTCAACAAATTTCAGACCCCCAAAAGTACTATTATTTTGCAGAGGTACAGGACGGGAGAAAGGCCATTGATTTCACAGCTGGTGAGGATTCTTGGAATGGAGGGAGTATCACTTTTTGTCTCTCAGACCAGGGACCATCTGACTTCTGCATGGATTATTTTGTATCCAGTGACGAAAACTTGGGGAAAAAGTGTTGGACTATTGACACACATGGAACTAAAGACATTGTTCTAGGCATTGGAGAATCACATAGATTAACTTACAAAAACATAGATATAAAAATACTCCTATTCATAAAAGTTGGCTCTATGTCTGTTGTTTCTGGTTATGAGGCTTTGTCAGACACAAGATTTGGAACATATTGGGGAAACAATGAAGCAAATAATTTTTTTGCCGTTCAGAAGGCAGATGACGACCATGACATTGAAGTCATGTTGAGCTATTACTACAAGCTTTATGGAAAAAATGGTGATGACGTGTTCTATTTGGGACCTCAAAAAAGCTATGTGGAGGGGTGTGGCGGCAAAGACACTTTCATCATTCCTGTCTATGGAGGAAACACGATTATTAATAACTATGATCCTTTCAAATCAACAGATGTCCTACTCCTTGGCGTTAACTACAGTCAGATTTCTGTCAGTAAGTCAGGAAATGATATTGTTTTAAGATATCTTGGTAACCATAACATTAGGATTATGAACTGGTTTTTGGGGGACGAATATCGCCACATGAACATGATGTCAGAGGACGGAGTCCTGTTCGACATCTCCACCACAGTGATTTCCTCTGTCCAACTGATTGCCAGAGGTATCAATAGAATGTCTAAAACTCACGGCCAGACAGTGAACGCTTCCGAACCACTTCTCCTTAGCGTTACTAATATCATGGGGTCTCCTTACAATGACATACTAATAGGAAATAGACAGAAGAATCTGATTGACGGTGGAGGGGGTCAGGACCACgtgaggggaggagaaggagaggacataTATATGGTTTATGAGAAAAAACTGTCAAAGATATTCATTGAAAATCACTCCAATGACAATGAAACAGACCTACTGGTGATAGAGGCAAACCTTCATGAATTCAAAGTTAAAGTGGATGGAAACCATCTCAAACTGATGCCTTTTGCTGATCAAAGTTCTGATGTGACCTTAATGAACTGGTTCCGTTCAGATGCGGACAGGCACTTGCTTGTTATCACAAAGGATCTGGTCACCTTCAGCATCTCTGAGAACAAGGCAGCCTGTGAGCAGATTGACTCATTTAAGAGCAAATGCCTCATAAGTCAGAATCTAGATTACAGAAAGTCCACAGCTGCTCTACATGTGGATCTGCAGGAGGATGAGGCTTTCCAAAGTGTCACAGAGGTGCGAGGCTCAGCCTTCAATGACATCATCAAAGGGAACGTACAACGCAACACAATTGTGCCAGGGCGAGGAACAGACTTTCTTCAGGGGCGAGGAGGGGAGGACTGGTATGTTGTAACTCCAGGTCAAGGCTTGAAAACCATTGAGAACCACTCACCCGATCTGGCTACTGATGTACTTTTCCTGAGAGAAAAATATGATTTAATCAATTGTAAATGTAATGGACCAGACATTTATCTCTCCATAAATGGCTCACAGGAAGTCCTATTGAAGGGCTGGTTTCACTCAAGGAACTCTCAACACCTCCACATCCAATCAGCTGATGGAATAACATTTCAACTGGAGTCCAATGCCAGCAGTTGCGATGGCTCC from Oncorhynchus kisutch isolate 150728-3 linkage group LG15, Okis_V2, whole genome shotgun sequence encodes:
- the LOC109905116 gene encoding uncharacterized protein LOC109905116 isoform X1: MAGQGFQGALGVMLLVCLLGLTKEFELEDKDWDELRSDVAALHRLKGLPDQMTRRTTGADTREITMHGTRTKRFSNYRAYVEKKPMALFDGLRGCDNFTTCVIQMDQDFESFLEEIDRQKIQDLLLSASEMSYTYSNKLLLIMDNEEWTRQRVEQEYSIDPHYSVMVSDACMYNDSCLPTVNSGTVVKIFGTASEDGHTLSGYSGSSLANLMLTPSLRSASVFSLDINTTSSFHNDFMRVFKYHDNNAVLETTSPGDLLIFQIIDHTDTAAEYHAPKRPIDHTTQYDKQHILILEDNPIVREAAKFLYEKHPTVTSVYILENQQPKLIKGDPVPLSEESRLVLVGHGSRDSEGEMRVGGYKAEDVADIIGRTARSSDHIKTTSVVACEVGSDEAFKNTLLKELHTRSIETELHLRSSLLQVSHSGEKITVEITPTGLETKHKDDSKKVVAMLDRDGNIVTREQFSNRGEGIFSNERNFLGKTSVQERLKKYRDTWPDNPKRFVESYARRKYTDELEALTWAIFEPMKSDKNSKKLQTNLDNEEFRICNIVRQMGNRRNTIKEKTWIEDNNVIKGILDNCYEMKSGEDILSVIHHNAKLGEDKTTYLMLHDWIYEINPQSLYVYPVGKKLDNNEKGNQNRIDEIKRCVEEQIGKEHYPAIRENIGDGKESYPNFVKETLQGEYINKGSQGMMKEAWYRTYFLASIISESSRNFRTFPLVLMALDMAHSTDNNVKEKGLSFLMENHPMAAGGSWVDPSRRGFFGSSSEIDSSKLKNKCKKIRKIPEELQKDLMDLTEKENNVFEEWWKWKKMDNNKVDDEIYKLANEYALVNEISKSSFIKDYSHFLNEIGKQSTLNEVTGLLGGSHDGSVTLKDLHSASEVEHSLKLSSYYARSSAMFAEQIHNQLRREFGDRLDSEGLHVKEGSIRLEDGQFRCQLTSKKNLRETIEFKVELHPEGQLYTEKMWKNMETVHGLEIPDGTHSHQVSRHLEHTGMAIGAVGLMLGMQGAVHAFEEGDIEHGTIATLQTVHGVTGMTLAAVGKQVPQVLERKAMRAMVTLIKSPVVKRALVVMPIIGIGFGIYNIVEDFKRKDALGYIDATFDAAIVALDFLEIGQPELAPLIVPINLALNTIRMIFDDVYLDIQTELIHLPPNAGVLAKIRAFFVGFGKGLLHFILDVASFFYTIPYREIEEGRRLVQQISDPQKYYYFAEVQDGRKAIDFTAGEDSWNGGSITFCLSDQGPSDFCMDYFVSSDENLGKKCWTIDTHGTKDIVLGIGESHRLTYKNIDIKILLFIKVGSMSVVSGYEALSDTRFGTYWGNNEANNFFAVQKADDDHDIEVMLSYYYKLYGKNGDDVFYLGPQKSYVEGCGGKDTFIIPVYGGNTIINNYDPFKSTDVLLLGVNYSQISVSKSGNDIVLRYLGNHNIRIMNWFLGDEYRHMNMMSEDGVLFDISTTVISSVQLIARGINRMSKTHGQTVNASEPLLLSVTNIMGSPYNDILIGNRQKNLIDGGGGQDHVRGGEGEDIYMVYEKKLSKIFIENHSNDNETDLLVIEANLHEFKVKVDGNHLKLMPFADQSSDVTLMNWFRSDADRHLLVITKDLVTFSISENKAACEQIDSFKSKCLISQNLDYRKSTAALHVDLQEDEAFQSVTEVRGSAFNDIIKGNVQRNTIVPGRGTDFLQGRGGEDWYVVTPGQGLKTIENHSPDLATDVLFLREKYDLINCKCNGPDIYLSINGSQEVLLKGWFHSRNSQHLHIQSADGITFQLESNASSCDGSLKLPQSVDFRNRVTGEIMKMNNSDFASVVEMYGSSGFDSMEGNDKNNMLDPFTGGGSMVGGDGEDTYVVNTGYGTNIMIENFAEDERMDTVLFEMDFLGGDQLTVQSDKHDVLVSTGTQGHKIQVRVLNYNSGQQHQHLSFQSSDGVHFWVRSPVGNKTRSFQKPWIEAYKVTMKGKLGECQIDLSSQSNLSLVHTVQGCPHDSNYITGNEQENVLFGGIKDDALDGGAGHDTLLGGQGNDILIGNIGDDTLYGEEGSDTMMGGSGSDTFVPGPGADLVDGGPGRDTVLYQGDHERGEGVYVNLLSGECRQADAEGDVLKDVENVIGTIYSDILVSGYEPALLKGSDGNDILVSLVGGDYLIGGEGSDIYMMVSHHGSVIIDNCATDNATDIVYLRSLSEKSVDCSYLLNGVFLTFYGLGDTTVDIELRNWVNFSHECGHLMLVLNEGEISVDELMQECELRYHIQRVVATVTLILLLAVLHGIILVIPVIHRKRKRGQRGKDSSDRATEMGKDPIEVREEDAPLQGLTSQPKVEEEEGGEGN